A stretch of Flavobacterium sp. N1994 DNA encodes these proteins:
- a CDS encoding gliding motility-associated C-terminal domain-containing protein: MKKNIFISLVLLLSCLNGFSQVFSNSTISAAGSWNGTLTKTVTVSGLSNLNAGIFELVQVNLHMGDDANTRNYNLYRITLTKGTTSIELVANGGLPNSTVKQINTKFRYNTYLKRLFEHGGTAEPFSVGYYRSQDDLTAFNGIDPNGVWTVTITETSSATGGRFNNVDLVFKTPFTVQDYTTLTSYDNCSTPYCLGTAEIIVASNNGFTNQSGDMYNPNTPSCSWNAAQNNSAWFKFRAAQTSVKVTISAISGNLQILAVDAGADNNPCTPGDNLVLTGGCPTLSINDTYSSPQYTNGSTKNNQLNLSGLTIGKYYYFIVDGSGASVSPFYIETTGTSFDCSNCALNATLGSNSPVCQNGTLNLTCNDGTSWSWTGPNGFTSSSQNPTLNNVTSLASGTYTVAITDNNGCTDTKSIDVVISPNIVPSFNTPSPVCIGSTLNPLPTTSNNGILGTWSPALNNTTTTTYTFTPNAGQCASTTSLSITVNNCDFGPYATAVWMDDCTTPGDGKFYNTTGGGADLINQEPGNTFIKDFGVHITNSSTLILRGGEVKTYRNGNTNVCGAKMYYRYYLNSASGGAFAPRNLAFYSDCNTGISEFINGGGPCVAGQQKWQCVSQSGCDAPVDLTTLAPGDYTLEVYYDVTGDFNSTSLCRDTIILNNGGTNYKANFTIIAVPTVSNTNPTTCNGTEGSITISGLRANDVYAVSYQFNSTSIGPNNFTSNNNGEILISNLGIGTYSNFSFVINSCTTTLPSSVTLQNPIFTPVFSTPNPFCYGATVPATVFPTTSNNGITGSWLPAINNTATTNYTFTPDAGQCAITSNLTVVINPEITGAINSNPNTVCNASSSGCSPSGTHVVINEVMHFPTTAQGLVANGTEYVELYNPTCSPVDLSCYTIATAARPNSNPGSALSRGGTIILPSGTTLAPKSHYVIGTSTSSSNLANIDYNTTLTSNYCSINQFVMANGDGWVALNDANGTPVDAIYWTVGANESSKITTDDDLDDAPCIPSSVGSCNTSSLTLLSAKAIYQLNPALINYVGQTTILGLGSTGNTFSRIPDGGSWQRDIPGSINLVNCNNGICDTAPTATCNGNATVIITQGSGNYSYLWNDPQAQTTPTATNLCAGNYCVTVTDLDTNCNQQFCVTVNDNIPNVTPTFSFGTISNICSGGVVPTLPNTSANAITGTWSPSVVDNTNGGTYTFTPDAGQCALVTTYTVNIIPQNTPTFSFGTTLNTCSGGVVPTLPNTSANAITGTWSPSVVDNANNGTYTFTPDAGQCATVATFTVNITPQTTPTFSFGNSLGICSGGLVPTLPNTSGNAITGTWSPNVVDNANNGTYTFTPDAGQCATVATFTVNITPQTTPTFSFGTSLGVCSGGLVPTLPNPSGNAITGTWSPSVVDNANNGTYTFTPDAGQCATVATFTVNITPQTTPTFSFGNSLGVCSGGLVPTLSNTSDNAITGTWSPSVVDNANNGTYTFTPDAGQCATVATFVVTVTPQTTPIFSFGSTLSTCSGSAVPTLPNTSDNAITGTWSPSVVDNANTGTYTFTPDAGQCATVATFTVIVTPQTIPTFSFGTALNICTGGIVPTLPTISNNAITGTWSPSVVDNNNDGIYTFTPNSSSSSSPNLIVNGDFSQGNSNFSSDYQYLANAGLNGVQKAYGIVSAANSWFQFFQPCLSNAPSGGNMMVIDGSTSNGGTDKVWGQTVTVLPNRTYTFSYWLQTIATPNQALIDVKINGVSIGTSSAPNTNCQTVQYTYTWNSGTNTTAQIEIFDRIFVANGNDFSLDDISFVENGSQCATNSILTVTVTPQTTPTFSFGTSIGICSGGVVPTLPNTSDNAITGTWSPSVVDNTNNGTYTFTPDAGQCATVATFAVSITPQTTPTFSFGTTSIICSGGVVPTLPNTSNNAITGTWSPSVVDNTNNGTYTFTPNAGQCASVASFVVTITPQTTPTFSFGTTSSICSGGVVPALPNTSGNAITGTWSPSVVDNANDGTYTFTPDAGQCATVATFVVTINEKPQFTISGGCDGINYVLNIVQQNQNINSVQWFYNNVIIGQGNSIVITNEGTYTAVATNSLNCDNNAQFVVTNDFCSIQKGISVNNDGLNDVFELSNLGVKYLQIFNRYGMKVYSKSNYTNEWGGKSDNGDELPDGTYYYVIDRNNGETKTGWIYINRAQ; encoded by the coding sequence ATGAAAAAAAATATTTTTATTTCATTAGTCCTCTTGTTAAGTTGTTTAAATGGTTTCTCACAAGTTTTTTCAAATTCAACTATTTCTGCTGCGGGTTCTTGGAATGGAACATTAACAAAAACGGTAACTGTTTCTGGTTTGTCAAATTTGAATGCAGGAATTTTTGAATTAGTACAAGTTAATCTTCATATGGGTGATGATGCTAATACCAGAAATTATAATTTGTATAGAATAACATTAACCAAAGGAACTACAAGTATAGAATTAGTTGCAAATGGAGGTTTGCCAAATTCTACTGTTAAACAAATCAATACCAAATTTAGATACAATACATATTTAAAAAGACTATTTGAACACGGTGGAACTGCTGAACCTTTTAGCGTTGGCTATTATCGTTCACAAGATGATTTAACAGCATTTAATGGGATTGACCCAAATGGAGTTTGGACTGTAACAATAACAGAAACTTCCTCTGCAACGGGAGGTCGATTTAACAATGTAGACTTGGTATTCAAAACACCGTTCACCGTTCAAGATTACACTACACTTACTAGTTATGATAATTGTTCTACTCCTTATTGTTTAGGTACCGCTGAAATTATTGTAGCGTCTAACAATGGATTTACAAATCAATCAGGTGACATGTACAATCCGAATACACCTTCATGTAGCTGGAATGCGGCACAAAACAATTCGGCTTGGTTTAAATTTAGAGCTGCTCAAACTTCAGTAAAAGTTACAATATCTGCTATATCTGGGAATTTACAAATTTTAGCGGTTGATGCAGGAGCAGATAATAATCCATGCACTCCTGGAGATAATTTAGTTTTAACTGGAGGTTGTCCAACATTAAGCATTAATGATACTTATAGTAGCCCACAATATACAAATGGCTCGACAAAAAACAATCAGCTCAATTTAAGTGGTTTAACCATAGGAAAGTATTACTATTTCATTGTTGATGGATCAGGAGCGTCTGTTTCTCCTTTTTATATAGAGACTACAGGAACATCATTTGATTGTTCTAATTGTGCCCTTAATGCTACATTAGGTAGCAATAGCCCAGTTTGTCAAAATGGAACATTAAATCTAACTTGTAATGATGGAACAAGTTGGTCTTGGACAGGTCCAAATGGTTTTACAAGTAGTAGTCAAAATCCAACTTTAAACAATGTGACATCTTTGGCCTCTGGGACCTATACTGTTGCTATCACAGACAATAATGGATGTACCGATACTAAGTCTATAGACGTGGTTATATCTCCTAATATAGTTCCTTCTTTTAATACTCCAAGTCCAGTTTGCATAGGCTCAACATTAAACCCTCTTCCTACAACTTCAAATAATGGAATTCTTGGAACTTGGAGCCCTGCTTTGAATAACACAACTACAACAACTTATACTTTTACCCCTAATGCCGGTCAGTGTGCTTCAACTACTTCACTATCCATTACGGTTAATAATTGTGATTTTGGACCTTATGCCACCGCTGTTTGGATGGATGATTGTACTACTCCTGGTGATGGTAAATTTTATAATACAACTGGAGGAGGAGCTGATTTGATTAATCAAGAACCTGGCAATACCTTCATCAAAGATTTTGGAGTTCATATAACAAACTCTTCGACTTTAATTTTAAGAGGAGGGGAAGTAAAGACTTATAGAAATGGCAATACTAATGTTTGTGGAGCCAAAATGTACTACAGGTATTATTTAAACTCTGCATCAGGTGGTGCTTTTGCTCCAAGAAACTTAGCTTTTTATAGTGATTGTAATACTGGTATAAGTGAATTTATAAATGGAGGTGGACCTTGTGTTGCTGGTCAGCAAAAATGGCAATGTGTTTCTCAATCTGGATGTGATGCTCCTGTAGATTTAACTACTCTCGCACCTGGAGATTATACATTAGAAGTTTACTATGATGTAACAGGCGATTTTAATTCTACTAGTTTATGTCGTGATACTATCATTTTAAATAACGGTGGGACAAACTATAAAGCTAATTTTACTATCATAGCAGTACCAACAGTAAGCAATACTAATCCAACAACTTGTAACGGCACAGAGGGAAGTATTACTATTTCAGGCCTTAGAGCTAATGATGTTTATGCGGTTAGTTACCAATTTAATTCAACCTCAATTGGGCCAAATAATTTTACTTCAAATAATAATGGAGAAATTCTAATTTCAAATTTAGGTATTGGTACTTATTCTAATTTTAGTTTTGTTATCAATAGTTGTACAACCACATTACCTTCTAGTGTGACGCTTCAAAATCCAATTTTCACTCCTGTTTTTAGTACACCAAATCCTTTTTGCTATGGAGCTACTGTGCCAGCTACGGTATTTCCAACAACTTCAAATAATGGGATTACAGGAAGTTGGTTACCAGCTATAAATAATACTGCAACGACAAACTATACATTTACACCAGATGCTGGACAATGTGCTATTACCAGCAATTTAACGGTTGTGATTAATCCTGAAATTACCGGAGCAATCAATTCAAATCCAAACACGGTTTGTAATGCAAGTTCTTCTGGCTGTTCTCCTTCGGGGACACATGTTGTAATTAATGAAGTGATGCATTTTCCAACCACAGCTCAAGGGCTAGTTGCTAATGGGACTGAATATGTTGAGCTTTACAATCCGACATGTTCTCCAGTAGATTTATCATGTTATACAATAGCTACAGCAGCTAGGCCAAATTCCAATCCAGGAAGCGCTCTTTCTAGAGGAGGTACTATTATTTTACCATCAGGGACTACTTTAGCGCCTAAATCACATTATGTTATAGGTACTTCTACTTCCTCTTCAAATCTTGCCAATATTGATTACAATACAACTTTAACTTCAAATTATTGTTCTATCAATCAATTTGTAATGGCCAATGGAGATGGTTGGGTTGCCTTAAATGATGCTAATGGAACTCCAGTGGATGCTATCTATTGGACAGTTGGAGCCAATGAAAGTTCTAAAATAACAACAGATGATGATTTAGATGACGCACCATGTATTCCTTCATCGGTTGGTTCTTGTAATACTAGTAGTTTGACATTGTTATCTGCCAAAGCTATCTATCAATTAAATCCAGCATTAATTAATTATGTTGGACAAACCACAATTCTAGGATTAGGATCAACAGGAAATACGTTTAGTAGAATACCTGATGGTGGTTCTTGGCAAAGAGATATTCCTGGAAGTATTAATTTAGTTAATTGTAATAATGGTATTTGCGATACAGCTCCAACGGCTACTTGTAATGGAAATGCAACAGTAATCATTACTCAAGGCTCAGGAAATTATAGTTATTTATGGAATGACCCTCAAGCTCAAACTACTCCAACAGCCACTAATTTATGTGCTGGGAATTATTGTGTTACTGTAACTGACTTGGATACTAATTGTAACCAACAATTCTGTGTAACTGTAAACGATAACATTCCAAATGTAACACCAACTTTTAGTTTTGGAACAATTTCAAATATTTGTTCAGGAGGCGTAGTGCCAACATTACCAAATACTTCAGCAAATGCAATTACAGGAACTTGGTCGCCTAGTGTTGTTGATAATACAAATGGTGGAACTTACACTTTTACTCCGGATGCCGGACAATGTGCTCTAGTCACAACATATACTGTTAATATAATTCCTCAAAATACACCAACTTTTAGTTTTGGAACAACTTTAAATACTTGTTCAGGAGGCGTAGTGCCAACATTGCCAAATACTTCAGCAAATGCGATTACAGGAACTTGGTCGCCTAGTGTAGTTGATAATGCTAATAATGGAACTTATACTTTTACACCGGATGCCGGACAATGTGCTACAGTTGCCACATTTACAGTTAACATAACACCTCAAACAACACCAACTTTTAGTTTTGGAAACAGTTTAGGTATTTGCTCAGGAGGTTTAGTGCCAACTTTACCAAACACTTCAGGTAATGCTATCACAGGAACTTGGTCGCCTAATGTAGTTGATAATGCCAATAACGGAACTTACACTTTTACTCCGGATGCCGGACAATGTGCTACAGTTGCCACATTTACAGTTAACATAACACCTCAAACAACACCAACTTTTAGTTTTGGAACTAGTTTAGGAGTATGTTCTGGAGGTTTAGTGCCAACTTTACCAAACCCTTCGGGCAATGCTATCACAGGAACTTGGTCACCTAGCGTAGTTGATAATGCCAATAACGGAACTTACACTTTTACTCCGGATGCCGGACAATGTGCTACAGTTGCCACATTTACAGTTAACATAACACCTCAAACAACACCAACTTTTAGTTTTGGAAATAGTTTAGGTGTATGTTCTGGAGGTTTAGTGCCAACTTTGTCAAACACTTCAGACAATGCTATCACAGGAACTTGGTCACCTAGTGTTGTTGATAATGCTAATAACGGAACTTACACTTTTACCCCAGATGCAGGACAATGTGCTACAGTTGCAACATTTGTCGTTACAGTAACTCCTCAAACAACACCGATATTTAGTTTTGGAAGTACATTGAGCACTTGTTCGGGTAGCGCAGTGCCAACATTACCAAACACTTCAGATAATGCGATCACAGGAACTTGGTCACCTAGTGTAGTTGATAATGCCAATACCGGAACTTACACTTTTACTCCTGATGCTGGACAATGTGCTACAGTTGCCACATTTACCGTTATAGTAACTCCTCAAACAATACCAACTTTTAGTTTTGGAACTGCATTGAATATTTGTACAGGTGGAATTGTACCAACTTTACCAACTATTTCTAATAATGCTATCACAGGAACATGGTCGCCTTCTGTTGTTGATAATAACAACGACGGAATCTATACTTTTACTCCAAATTCATCTAGTTCGTCTTCTCCTAATTTAATTGTAAACGGTGATTTTTCTCAAGGAAATTCGAACTTCAGCAGCGATTATCAGTACCTCGCGAATGCAGGCCTAAATGGAGTACAAAAAGCGTACGGAATTGTATCTGCTGCCAATTCATGGTTTCAATTTTTTCAGCCTTGTTTAAGTAATGCGCCTTCTGGAGGAAATATGATGGTAATTGACGGCTCAACATCTAATGGAGGAACTGATAAAGTTTGGGGACAAACAGTAACTGTACTTCCTAACAGAACTTATACTTTTAGCTATTGGTTGCAAACAATTGCTACTCCCAATCAAGCCTTAATTGACGTTAAAATTAATGGTGTTTCTATAGGAACATCATCAGCCCCAAATACTAATTGTCAAACCGTACAATATACTTACACATGGAATTCTGGTACAAATACTACAGCTCAAATTGAGATCTTTGATAGAATTTTTGTTGCCAATGGTAATGACTTTTCTTTAGATGATATTTCATTTGTTGAAAATGGTTCGCAATGTGCTACCAATTCAATACTTACTGTAACTGTTACTCCACAAACAACTCCAACATTTAGTTTTGGAACAAGTATAGGTATATGTTCAGGAGGAGTAGTGCCAACATTACCAAACACTTCGGATAATGCTATCACAGGAACTTGGTCACCTAGTGTTGTTGATAATACCAATAACGGAACTTATACTTTTACACCTGATGCAGGTCAATGTGCTACAGTTGCAACATTTGCAGTTTCCATAACTCCTCAGACGACACCAACATTTAGTTTTGGAACAACTTCGATTATTTGTTCAGGAGGAGTTGTGCCAACATTACCAAATACTTCAAACAATGCTATCACAGGAACTTGGTCACCAAGTGTTGTTGATAATACCAATAACGGAACTTATACTTTTACACCTAATGCAGGACAATGTGCTTCAGTTGCTTCATTTGTGGTAACTATAACTCCTCAGACGACACCAACTTTTAGTTTTGGAACTACATCGAGTATTTGTTCTGGAGGGGTAGTGCCAGCTTTACCAAACACTTCAGGAAACGCTATCACAGGAACATGGTCACCTAGTGTAGTTGATAATGCCAATGATGGAACTTACACTTTTACACCAGATGCAGGACAATGTGCTACAGTTGCCACATTTGTGGTTACAATTAATGAAAAACCTCAATTTACAATCTCAGGTGGATGTGACGGGATAAATTATGTTTTGAATATCGTTCAACAAAATCAAAATATTAATTCAGTTCAATGGTTTTATAATAATGTAATCATTGGTCAAGGAAACTCAATTGTCATTACAAATGAAGGTACTTATACAGCAGTTGCAACTAACTCACTTAATTGCGATAATAATGCTCAATTTGTTGTTACCAATGATTTTTGTTCTATACAAAAAGGGATTTCTGTTAATAATGATGGATTAAATGATGTTTTTGAATTATCAAATCTAGGGGTAAAATATTTGCAAATTTTCAATAGATATGGCATGAAAGTATATTCAAAAAGCAATTATACAAACGAATGGGGTGGTAAATCTGACAATGGTGATGAACTTCCAGATGGTACGTATTATTATGTAATAGACAGAAATAATGGCGAGACCAAAACGGGATGGATTTATATCAATAGAGCTCAATAA
- a CDS encoding DUF3467 domain-containing protein: MSDINQQGQINIELDEKTAEGIYSNLAIINHSASEFVVDFVTIMPGVPKAKVKSRIVLTPQHAKRFLKALGENIHRFEQVNGEIKDTEQPQIPLNFGPAGQA, encoded by the coding sequence ATGAGTGATATCAATCAACAAGGCCAAATCAATATTGAATTGGATGAGAAAACAGCTGAAGGGATTTATTCTAACTTAGCTATCATTAATCATTCTGCTTCAGAATTTGTTGTCGATTTTGTAACCATTATGCCAGGCGTGCCTAAGGCTAAGGTTAAGTCGAGAATTGTATTGACTCCACAACATGCTAAGAGATTCCTTAAAGCATTGGGAGAAAATATTCATCGATTTGAACAAGTTAATGGTGAAATTAAAGATACCGAACAACCACAGATTCCTTTGAACTTTGGTCCTGCAGGTCAAGCATAA
- the rpoC gene encoding DNA-directed RNA polymerase subunit beta': MMNNRNNSRDSKNTIKRFDRISIGLASPESILAESRGEVLKPETINYRTHKPERDGLFCERIFGPVKDFECACGKYKRIRYKGIVCDRCGVEVTEKKVRRDRVGHINLVVPIAHIWYFRSLPNKIGYILGLPSKKLDMIIYYERYVVIQAGIAVNAEGESLHRLDFLTEEEYLNILDSLPQENQYLDDFDPNKFVAKMGAECIMDLLARTDLNALSYELRHAANNETSKQRKTEALKRLQVVESFRDSNKNRENRPEWMIMKVVPVIPPELRPLVPLDGGRFATSDLNDLYRRVIIRNNRLKRLMEIKAPEVILRNEKRMLQESVDSLFDNTRKASAVKTESNRPLKSLSDSLKGKQGRFRQNLLGKRVDYSARSVIVVGPEMKLFECGLPKDMAAELYKPFVIRKLIERGIVKTVKSAKKIIDKKEPVVWDILENVIKGHPVMLNRAPTLHRLGIQAFQPKLIEGKAIQLHPLVCTAFNADFDGDQMAVHLPLGPEAILECQLLMLASHNILNPANGAPITVPSQDMVLGLYYMTKERLSTPEMKILGEGLTFYSAEECNIALNEGRVELNARVKIRAKDFNENGELVYKIIQTTAGRVLFNEVVPAAAGYINEVLTKKSLRDIIGKILSVTDVPTTAAFLDNMKDMGYKFAFKGGLSFSLGDIIIPERKGELIADAREQVDTISVNYNMGLITNNERYNQVIDVWTSTNALLTELAMKNIREDQQGFNSVYMMLDSGARGSKEQIRQLTGMRGLMAKPKKSTAGGGEIIENPILSNFKEGLSILEYFISTHGARKGLADTALKTADAGYLTRRLHDVSQDVIVNSVDCGTLRGIEVSALKKNEEIVETLGERILGRVALQDVINPLNNEILVHSGEQITEAIMKAIEESPLERVDVRSPLTCEAKKGICAKCYGRNLATGKMTQKGEAVGVIAAQSIGEPGTQLTLRTFHVGGVAGGVSEESTIVARFGGRLEIEDLKTVVGEDADGNKVDIVVSRSTELKLIDSKTGILLSTHNIPYGSVISVKDGDVVEKGAVICKWDPYNGVIVSEFTGKIAYEDLEQGQSFQVEIDEQTGFQEKVISEGRNKKLIPTLLVYGKDGELIRSYNLPVGAHLMVEDGEKIKAGKILVKIPRRSSKAGDITGGLPRITELLEARNPSNPAVVSEIDGVVSFGKIKRGNREIIIESKFGEIKKYLVKLSSQILVQENDFVKAGVPLSDGAITPEDILRIQGPSAVQQYLVNEIQEVYRLQGVKINDKHFEVVIRQMMRKVQVQDPGDTLFLEEQLIHTADFLVENDKLYGMKVVEDAGDSEVLKPGQIVSPRELRDENSLLKRNDKNQVVARDVITATATPVLQGITRASLQTKSFISAASFQETTKVLNEAAVAGKVDTLEGLKENVIVGHRIPAGTGMRDYDHTIVGSKEDYNEIMASKEEYIY, from the coding sequence ATGATGAATAATAGAAATAATAGTCGAGACAGCAAAAACACCATTAAGAGATTTGATAGAATTTCAATTGGTTTAGCATCTCCAGAATCTATCTTGGCTGAGTCAAGAGGCGAGGTTCTGAAACCTGAAACAATCAATTATAGAACTCACAAACCAGAACGTGATGGTCTTTTCTGCGAGCGAATTTTCGGTCCAGTAAAAGATTTTGAATGTGCTTGTGGTAAATACAAAAGAATCCGTTATAAAGGAATTGTGTGTGACCGTTGTGGAGTTGAAGTTACGGAGAAGAAAGTACGTCGTGATAGAGTAGGACACATTAACTTGGTGGTGCCTATTGCTCACATTTGGTACTTCCGTTCTTTACCAAACAAAATTGGTTACATCCTTGGTTTACCATCTAAGAAATTAGATATGATTATTTACTACGAGAGATACGTAGTAATTCAAGCGGGTATTGCTGTGAATGCTGAAGGTGAATCATTACACCGTTTGGACTTCTTAACAGAAGAAGAATATTTGAATATTCTTGATTCCTTGCCACAAGAAAACCAATATCTTGATGATTTCGATCCTAATAAATTCGTTGCCAAAATGGGAGCGGAGTGTATTATGGATTTATTAGCTAGAACCGATTTGAATGCTTTGTCATACGAATTGCGTCATGCTGCTAATAATGAAACATCAAAACAAAGAAAAACAGAAGCTTTAAAAAGACTGCAAGTTGTGGAATCCTTCCGTGATTCAAACAAAAACAGAGAAAATCGTCCTGAGTGGATGATTATGAAAGTAGTTCCTGTTATTCCGCCAGAATTGCGTCCGTTAGTGCCGCTTGATGGAGGTCGTTTTGCAACATCCGATTTAAATGATTTATACAGAAGAGTTATCATCCGTAACAATCGTTTAAAAAGATTAATGGAGATTAAAGCTCCTGAAGTGATTTTGAGAAATGAAAAACGTATGTTGCAGGAATCTGTTGACTCGTTATTCGATAATACTAGAAAAGCTTCTGCTGTTAAAACAGAATCTAACAGACCATTGAAATCACTTTCGGATTCCTTGAAAGGAAAACAAGGTCGTTTCCGTCAAAACTTATTAGGAAAACGTGTGGATTATTCTGCTCGTTCGGTAATTGTTGTTGGGCCAGAAATGAAATTGTTTGAATGTGGTTTGCCAAAAGATATGGCTGCCGAACTATACAAACCATTCGTTATTCGTAAATTAATCGAAAGAGGAATTGTTAAAACCGTTAAATCGGCTAAGAAAATAATCGACAAGAAAGAGCCAGTAGTTTGGGATATCCTTGAAAATGTAATCAAAGGACATCCTGTAATGCTTAACCGTGCTCCTACTTTGCACAGATTAGGAATCCAAGCGTTCCAACCTAAACTTATTGAAGGAAAAGCAATCCAATTGCACCCATTAGTATGTACGGCGTTTAACGCGGATTTTGATGGTGACCAGATGGCGGTTCACTTGCCACTTGGACCTGAAGCTATATTAGAATGTCAACTATTGATGTTAGCTTCTCACAATATCTTGAACCCTGCTAATGGAGCACCTATTACGGTACCTTCTCAGGACATGGTATTGGGTCTATATTATATGACTAAAGAAAGATTGTCTACTCCAGAAATGAAAATTTTAGGAGAAGGTTTAACTTTCTATTCTGCTGAAGAGTGTAATATCGCTTTAAATGAAGGAAGAGTAGAATTAAATGCTCGTGTTAAAATTAGAGCTAAAGACTTTAATGAGAACGGAGAATTAGTTTATAAAATCATTCAAACTACTGCGGGTAGAGTTTTATTTAATGAAGTAGTACCTGCTGCAGCTGGTTATATCAATGAGGTATTGACTAAAAAATCATTACGTGATATTATTGGAAAAATCCTTTCGGTAACTGATGTTCCTACAACGGCTGCTTTCCTTGATAACATGAAGGATATGGGATACAAATTCGCTTTCAAAGGTGGATTGTCTTTCTCATTAGGAGATATTATTATTCCGGAAAGAAAAGGCGAATTGATTGCTGATGCAAGAGAACAAGTTGACACTATTTCGGTAAACTATAACATGGGTCTTATTACTAATAACGAACGTTACAACCAAGTTATTGATGTATGGACTTCAACGAATGCCTTACTTACAGAATTGGCTATGAAAAACATTAGAGAAGACCAACAAGGGTTTAACTCAGTGTATATGATGCTTGACTCTGGAGCGAGGGGTTCTAAAGAACAAATTCGTCAGTTAACTGGTATGCGTGGTTTGATGGCTAAGCCTAAAAAATCGACTGCTGGTGGTGGAGAGATTATTGAGAATCCGATTCTTTCTAACTTTAAGGAAGGTCTTTCGATTTTGGAATACTTTATCTCTACTCACGGTGCGCGTAAAGGTCTTGCGGATACGGCTCTTAAAACAGCGGATGCTGGATACTTAACTCGTAGATTACATGACGTTTCTCAAGACGTAATTGTAAACTCTGTAGATTGTGGTACGTTAAGAGGAATTGAAGTTTCTGCCTTGAAGAAAAACGAAGAAATCGTTGAGACTTTAGGAGAAAGAATCTTAGGACGTGTGGCATTGCAAGATGTTATCAATCCGTTGAATAATGAAATATTAGTTCACTCAGGTGAGCAAATTACTGAAGCTATCATGAAAGCTATTGAAGAATCTCCACTTGAAAGAGTTGATGTTCGTTCTCCATTAACTTGTGAAGCTAAAAAAGGTATTTGTGCTAAATGTTACGGAAGAAACTTAGCTACTGGAAAAATGACTCAAAAAGGAGAAGCTGTTGGAGTAATTGCTGCACAGTCTATTGGAGAGCCAGGTACACAGTTGACATTACGTACGTTCCACGTTGGTGGAGTTGCGGGTGGTGTTTCTGAAGAATCTACAATTGTAGCTAGATTTGGTGGAAGACTTGAAATTGAAGATTTGAAAACAGTTGTTGGTGAAGATGCTGATGGTAACAAAGTAGATATCGTAGTTTCTCGTTCGACAGAGTTGAAATTAATTGATAGTAAAACAGGTATCTTATTGAGCACGCATAACATTCCTTATGGTTCAGTTATCAGTGTGAAAGATGGTGATGTTGTGGAAAAAGGTGCTGTTATCTGTAAATGGGATCCTTATAATGGAGTTATCGTTTCTGAGTTTACTGGAAAAATTGCTTACGAAGATTTAGAACAAGGACAATCGTTCCAAGTGGAGATTGATGAGCAAACTGGTTTCCAAGAAAAAGTAATTTCGGAAGGAAGAAATAAAAAATTAATCCCAACCTTATTGGTATATGGTAAAGACGGAGAATTAATCCGTTCTTATAACTTACCAGTTGGAGCTCACCTTATGGTAGAAGATGGAGAGAAAATTAAAGCAGGTAAAATCCTTGTTAAGATTCCTCGTCGTTCTTCTAAAGCTGGGGATATTACAGGAGGATTGCCAAGAATTACCGAGTTGTTAGAAGCTCGTAATCCTTCAAACCCTGCGGTAGTTTCTGAGATTGATGGTGTAGTTTCTTTTGGAAAAATTAAAAGAGGTAACCGTGAGATTATCATCGAATCTAAATTTGGTGAGATTAAGAAATACCTAGTGAAATTATCTAGTCAAATCTTGGTTCAAGAAAATGACTTCGTGAAAGCTGGGGTTCCTTTATCTGATGGTGCTATTACTCCAGAAGATATTTTAAGAATTCAAGGACCATCTGCTGTTCAACAGTACTTGGTAAATGAAATTCAAGAGGTATACCGTTTACAAGGGGTAAAAATCAATGACAAACACTTTGAAGTAGTTATTCGTCAGATGATGCGTAAAGTTCAGGTGCAAGATCCAGGAGATACTTTATTCCTTGAAGAACAATTGATTCACACTGCTGATTTCTTGGTAGAGAATGATAAATTGTACGGAATGAAAGTGGTAGAGGATGCAGGTGATTCTGAAGTATTGAAACCAGGTCAGATTGTTTCTCCACGTGAATTGCGTGATGAAAATTCGTTATTGAAACGTAATGATAAAAACCAAGTTGTGGCTCGTGATGTTATTACGGCTACTGCTACTCCGGTATTACAAGGTATTACAAGAGCATCGTTACAAACGAAATCATTCATCTCTGCGGCATCGTTCCAAGAGACTACAAAAGTATTGAATGAGGCAGCTGTTGCTGGTAAAGTAGATACATTAGAAGGTCTTAAAGAAAATGTTATCGTTGGACATAGAATTCCTGCAGGTACTGGTATGAGAGATTATGATCATACTATTGTAGGTTCGAAAGAAGACTATAATGAGATCATGGCTAGTAAAGAAGAATATATCTACTAA